The following is a genomic window from Prunus persica cultivar Lovell chromosome G7, Prunus_persica_NCBIv2, whole genome shotgun sequence.
ATGTGGGATCTCTGAGTAAAAAGATTGCGTACTTCATAGGTTTTGTCTCTAGTGGTGTCTTTGGCGTTCTTGCATATCTACACACTCGTGTTGACCAACCCCCTCgcaaatttttatttccatGGGTTTTGGGAGGATTCTTTATGAGTATTATCTGGTTCTACATTGTTGCGAATGAGCTTGTTGCATTGCTGGTGACTTTGGGCGTAATCTTTGGAATTAATCCGTCAATCCTTGGATTGACTGTATTAGCATGGGGCAACTCCATGGGTGATTTAATGTCGAATGTAGCGCTGGCAATGAATGGTGGAGATGGTGTACAGATTGCAATGTCAGGATGTTATGCCGGGCCTATGTTTAACACACTTGCTGGCTTGGGGATCTCAATGCTGCTGGCAGCCTGGAACAAGAGACCAGAGCCGTTCATAATTCCCAAAGATAGTAGCTTGTTTTATACTATGGGATTTCTAGTATTAGGGCTTCTTTGGTCACTTGTTGTGCTACCCAGGAATGGCATGCGCCCTAACAAGATCTTAGGACTCGGCCTTATAGCAATTTACTTGATATTTCTCTTCCTCAGGCTAGGCACGTCAATGGGGATGCTGTCACTTGTAAATGTATGAGGAATAAATCTTGGATTGGTAATTAGCAAAGTTGTATCTTGTACAGTGTTTCAGTTGGAATGGCAGTGTTGATGCCATAAATTGCTGTATTTCAGCTATGTTAACTGATATTGAATTATTCTCCTGGATAATGTATTACAAATTCCATGTTAATATGAAACAGAGATTTTGCCACGAATTCAACTTGGCCAACTTGTATAACCTTATCATTATTCGTGTTTTACACCTCTGTTCTGCAATAGAACATTGCTGTACTAATTGCATTGTATTGTATTGGTTTGGTACATATGATGTCTGAAGAATGCTTGCATACTCTTTTGATATTTCTCCTACCTATCTTTAAATTCTTAATTTCCTTAGATTACTCATCTAGGTGGCTTGTAACCAGGAGTTAGTTCTTTTCATGACCAAAAGCATATGCGTTTGAAATTTTCTGTACATGTTCTTCTTTTGGTCTTTTTCATGTTTGTCAGGGTAGAGGCTCTATGTCTTTTTTAGGTCAAACAAGGGGGCCAAGCTAGTTTTccacttttcctttttgagaTTCTTTGACTACTCAACCGATGAATTTTCTGATTAGTGGACCTgaatcttaattcatccttaATCTCTGTAATATTTAGATTATAGTTGACCACCTGCTGCCAAGACATTGCAGCTGCTGTTCCATTGATTACTATGAATTGGTTGAGTGAAGCAGGCAACTAGGCTCATGCTTAGATTTCCTTGCACATGCCAATTCCCGTGAAGATGGTAGAAACATGAAGCTGAGATGTCTGAAGAACTGTGGACAGAAATCTTAACCAGTACTTGGGTAGGGTAGCAAAATTGCATCAAAGTTGTTAAGTTTCTGCATAATTATCATTCTTGTTACAAATCTGTGTGCTTATCAGTCTCTTGTAATCTTATTCAGTCAGACAGCAAGAGAACATTTAGATTTGACCGTGGCTTCCTCTGGAATGGCAagttaaaacaaaaaccaatctCAAGTCCCATtagtttttctgaaaacatgaTTCATTCGTAAGTGATTCCACTGTCCCTAACATATCTTGTTTGCTTTTCCTTTACATTGTGAAATTGGTTTTCATTTCCATTGCTTAACCATAAAGGTGAAATGCATCCTTgaagaaaaatgtaaaatgTAGTCTCATTTACATAAACTTGTATATATCACCAGTTACAAATCAAAGAGTTGCGAAGATACCTCCCCAGTTAGTACAGGTTGGGAGGACATAACTAAAACACAATCcgggaaaaatgaaaaatgagagagacagagagagacagggagagacagagacatAGACAGAGCATTAGCAGCATCCAAATTGCAGAAAATTGAACTGTGGAGATGTCATGTTTTGATGCGACATCAAGGAAAGCTTCTCTTCAATATCTGAATTACTAGCACCTAGTGGATTCACCATATATGTAATCAAGAATGGTAATGACCCCGATAACAAAAGCGTGATCCATGCCTGGTGTCACCACAACATGGTAGAGATCCTTGCTTGCCATCAACTCCTTCTTCACCCCTATCTATGTTTCATAGTGATCAATAAACAAATCCAAACATTCAGAATTTCAATAGAAACTCACAAACAATGaaactttttatatattctttcATGAATAGGAATTATTACCTGTGCCATTGTGTTGCCTCTTGAGTCAACAATGCTACAATCTTTATCAGGAAAATATCCCTTGATCTCAAAGTCCCAGTCTTTGTTTTGCCTAGCCTTGGTGGAGATTCTGATTGCATGAGTTCTTGCCAAACAGGAGTTTGGCTCTTTCAAACAGAAAACCAACTGATCTTGTGATCCTTCATAGTCTAAAGTGTAGCCCTTCCATTTCCTGTAAATGCTTAGTGCCTCAACCATTGCTCCCTGGTACATTATCATAAGAATTAACAATGCATTATGGAAATTAATTAAGCATCCCAACATCTCTCCATGAGCATATGCACAACCAAAACAGaacatttcttttcttatagaTGTATGCATGATTGAACTTGTACATATATACCTTTCGACGAATGAGAAGCAAAGCGTCTCCATGACCATCCCTCAGAATCATCTCATCTTTCGTGCCCAGAATTCCACATCCATCAACCCTGAAAGCAACCTTCTGATTCTGACTACAATCTGTGACCACAAAACCACCTCCATTTATTACGTGTGGCCTCCTCCTTACCGCAAGCACAGCCTGAGAAGAAGAACAATACATCTTGCTAATGATAGGCTTAATCACACTCGGTTTTGCTGCCATCTCTTTATTTTCTACGTACCAATGACCTAGTTCAAGTTTGAAATCATGCTATGGAGGGTCTTTTTATACACAAAGTTAGAGATAAGAGTAAGAAAAGTAGATAAGCTTGTTGCCTAAGGATCTAGTGGTTTCTACATTCAAAGGTTTGGCAAGTTTGACTCTGTGTGTAATAATATATACAATACAATGCGTATAAGATGGaagaatatatgtatatacatatgcttTGGCATAGACCAAGTTGCTTGTTGAAGAGGATGATAGTTAGCCAATGAAGGGGGGAAGTTTTGGCGTGGAAGAAAATGTTATCTGCTGAGGGTACTTGGCTTTCGGTTTAATCTCTAAAGAGGTACACCAAGTTTCCTGATTTGAGTAAACCAGTGAAGAAATCCCAAAGGGGTTTTGAGAGCTTTTTTGAATTTGGCAGCTCAAAGTCTAAAAAGAGAATATTTCCAGAGTGTTTCATTCTTTTTGAAAGAGGGAATTTGGCACCACGTTCTTAAGTTATTTCTGTTAAGCATCTCGTAGGAGTTGAATTTTACTGCAGTTCGAAAGGTTCATGGAAATGAGTCTTTGGCCTTTTGAATTATTGGGCAAGAGATGCTTGTCACCTTTCAAAGTTGCAGTTTACCAAAGGATTCGACTCCATATGATTAACTTTATAGACTTCAGTTTTTCGCTGAAAAACGTGGTTTTGGATTGTGTGTTCTATGGTCATTtctgaacaagaagaaaaagaaaaacacaaggGTCGTTTTCCATCTTTCTGATTTGTGTTATTAACAGCCAGCCCATTTCTAGATTGACATGCTTAACTTCAATATCAAGGTGACTGAAACGTGCGACACGTGTCGAGTATTGCACGGGCAACTATTGCAAGCAAGAAAGACACAATGATACGAATACGATTCACCACCGGCTCACGTTAGCATGATCACGGAGGAGGGGAGGGAGGAGAAAGAAGACAGTAGGGGAGGGTGGGTATCTTGGGCTTGCAGCCCAACTGGGGCCCGGCCCACTGCACAAGTTATCAGCGACCGCTCCTTTGCCGTGGTACTTTGGGAAAGAGCAGGAATTCATCGCCTCCTGCATGATATGTCTCTTCACCGCGGGCCCCACAGCCCCCCGCCTGGCCCCATCCATGAATGAGATCAATACACACTAGGGCCCACTCCTTCAGAAACGTGCTCACATCCACCGATGGCGCGTGGGTTTCAAAAACTAGTTGCGACCCCATCAACATGGGTAAGGAGAAACACTTGTGCAAAATATGGATAGAATTGTTGTGCTATTTTCGATCAATCGCATCATGTCatgcttaatttttttacgTGGCAATTTGTAATTGATTataaatagcaaaatagtgttatctCTATTTCAcacaagtttttttatttctgaagAGAGCATATCTAATTAtccttatttatatgttaaatTGTGAAGCATACATGAAATGATAAGAATTGAtggaaaaatttatttcaatcGAGTAGTCAAGGCATATATTCATTTGAAGGCAACAAGTTTAATGTCGTAATTAAATAGCCTCAAAATCATGAATGGAATTACCTACGTCAAGTAGTTGATCCGATTTCAATTCCTTAATTCTCATATCAAGTTTCCTAATTCATGACTTCCCTCGTTCGTATTAAGTCAACATGTtgtaatattttataatatttgaaCCAATTATTATATAGTTTCTTTTAAAGCTTTACTAATCATATGACCTTATTTACTTACAAAGTGTTATATTGTCACCTAAAATCAACAAATCCAAATGTGACATTTTTCATTTCACATTTGTATTTGTGGTTAATTAAGATGAGTGATCTTCTCAATCGCATCATACTTTTGTTATTAGACTGGTAAATTGGTCATCCGCTCCCATTGAtcctaattttaaatattttgtaggGTACACATACATCAACGGTCAAGATCAACTCAAGTTTCCGTGCACCTTAAAACTTCTCTATATGACAATGTCTCTTATTAGTATTATCCTTCTCAAATTTGTGAATCTAAACTCACACTCATGTAAGATTCAACTGAATCAATGATTAAAATGCAATCTCATATGgacatgtgtgtgtgtgtgtgagttgaTTGGAATTGGATTGGCCATACTTCATTGTACTCAATAAGTTCCATGAAGAACAGTGAGATGCGCATTTAGAACCCAGAAAGTGGAGCTTTGGATACCTATTTATGTGAGAAAGGTATAGAAACTAAAGCTTGGGACTTTGTATTTCATGTTTAGAGCTTGAAGTTGCCATTAATGAGCCAGCTGTGTGTGAGTTCATGGACCATTTTAACTGAGAATGTAGCTGGAATGGGAAAATTCAACCCCAAGTTCAAGCTCTGCCTGCAGGGTTTAGGTCATGTGGTTAAATACAGCTTAAATTTTCTCTGACTGCACCTGACAATGCAGAAGAAGACCATACTTTTGgggtagaaaaaaaattatgggaaAGTTCTTGGTGCAAAAGAATattttcaatatcaaaatgTACTCTACAGTAAAAGTGGTTGAGGCTGAAAAAATATTACCATTGTCATTTGTCCAAGCTACAGTAAAAGGGTGGGCCCACAATTccaaaattaaacaagaaCCCATTTTTACTCCATTCAAGCTTGTGCTGATTAAAGATAGAATTGTGAGTGAATGATGGCAGGAAGGAATTGTTATGGTACAAGGTTAAAGGTAAATTGACAAGAAATTTTACCCAGATGGTAGTTATTCTCAAAATCAGGGCTGATTTGTCTAAGTCTCTGTTTTGCCCAAGCACACAACGACCTTTTCccccttttctctttcctacGCAGCGGTCACGTGCGGTCTGAGGAACTTAGCCATCGTGCTTTTCGCTTCTTCTCTGCAAATCTGCAACACCCCATCagagaaattagaaaaaaattgaaaaaaaaacagagaaagaaaggaactttcactatataaaaacataaaGCTTTAGTTTTTAGCAGAACAGTGCCAACAGGGCTTTCTTTACTTGTTTTTCCATAAACCGAACTCCAAAAACCTCACTCAAATCCGATCAAAATCCCTCAACTTTGCCAAATGGGTTCGTACAGACACTTGCAGTTGCAGGCTTTTTTCACAGCCGTCTTTACTGTTACCATTATTAATGTTATTGGAACTATTATCTCAGCTATTATTACCAACCATGCAAACACAAAGATGTGCCTCGAGAACAAgaatcatctttcttttttagccCCTTTATGAAaacattcattcattcatggCCTTGTGAGCTGTGAAACTTTCAATAATGACtctctttttagcctcattaTAACTCCTtttgttgttaattaattacccTTTTAAAGTTTAAACCTTTCCCATTAATCCCCTTTTGCAGAGCAAAAGCTCAACATCATTCAGAGCATTTATGCACTGTACAACttctctttttatcttttgtggTTCTGGGTCGTAATTATCCTTGTCAGAGACCCTAATTACTGCTTCTACCCCATACTTTTTTGTATACCATTTTTTCACACCTACCATCATTTGTTTGCcgcttcttgtttttctctttcacttACCATTAAAGCTCTGCTGTGTGTGTGCTTGTGAGCTCCCATTGTAATTACTAGCTTTTGCAGTAATAGTAGCTAGCAGCATTTCTACTGTTGCTAAACTCTGAAATCTCCTCtgtcttttcttcatttgtggGCTGAGTTATTGTGATTCAACTACTGGGGTTTGGTTAGCAATGGCAGCTCCCTCTGGTAGTTCTGCATCAGTGCCTTCACTGCCACCACCGTGCCCAAAGTCGCCTCCACAGTATCCAGATTTGTATGGGAAGCGCAGAGAAACAGCCAGGGTTCAGATGCTTGAGAGGGAGATTGGTTTTCTTGAGGTGAGTTTAAATTTTACTTGGCTTGTATAGTTgcacccttttttctttttttctttttttgtaaatgCGCTAGATTTACTACTTACTAGTTAATTGATGTGAGTTCTTTGAGttgaaatattcaaatttggaATGTCATTATCATTTGGGTAAAGATGGTAATTCTAAGATTTCAAGTCTTTTCTGTCTTTTCTATGGTTCCTTGACAACTAACCAAAATTGTATTGATGTGAAAACAAGCTAAAGAAGTTCATGTCTGTATATGGCTTGTCCAGTatagatataaaaaaaatcttgctTGGATTTGAAAgggtttctttttctgaaGCTGGAATTGGAAAggttaacttttttattaatttcattaGCTTAATTAtgtgaaaagtgaaaagtaCTTTCATTTCTGCGAACTATAACCATGACTAAGAAAATCTCCCCTAAAGCGTGCGTTCATAAAGCTAGACAATATGTTGGTTTAACACTTAGCTTAAAGTTAAAGAtataatttgatttattaaaattatcttGGTGGAGAGTGATCCTGATTTACTATAAACCATTTCAATCTTGTTCCGTTTTATGAATGATTTAAGTGGGAAGTTTCAGACCCTCTCAATGACTTGATGGTGTCTTGCTAGGAATCTTATAGGTTGATCCAATGAATGGTACTCCTCTGTCTCCGTGGTTGGATAGTTTCAGTTAGTTTTAGATTACAGGTTTGTTTTGACTGTAGTTAACTTTGTTCAGCACCGGAAACCCCACTGTCTCACCGCAAGCCGGCGTGGGGAATCAACTCGGTGAACTATTCCTACCTGTTTTGGATAATCTTCTAATGCATAGACCAGTTGATCAAGTTGAATTAGTGATATTGAATTATTAGAATATAGGCCAGCACATTATTGTGTTCTGGTTTCATCATAGGTGGCTATTCTGTACTTCTGTCTATTTGTACACTCAAAAGCTGTTTGGCAGTCAAAAGCTGTTTGGCAGGTTTGCCATTGACTTCATTCGATGCTCCGTTTGTCTTTAATATGTCAAATAATGGAAACAAGAAAGTTTTTTGACGGATAGGTTAGGTAGGTATGGTCTTTGGGtaataatttcaataattttatcattttctgtGCAGGAGGAACTTAAATCTGTTGAACGCCTTCAACCTTCTTCAAGATGCTGCAAAGAGTAAGTTTTTCTATTACTTTTTGTGGTTCACAGGAGTTTAAGTATATGTGAACTGGTAATAGATTGAATATGGTCATTTTACAGGGTTGCTGATTTTGTGGCTGCAAACCCAGATCCATTAATACCTACGTAAGAACAATGTCACCAAATTTTTGGTTTAGAGTGTCTTATAAGCATTATGgccatttgattttctttctctttcaagCAGGAACCGAAAGAAACGCCGGTCATGTCGCTTCTGGAAATGGCTTTGgtaccattttctttttctttttctttttctttttcttttcgtaGAATTATGTTTGTTTGTGAGTTTTTCATGCTCTAATTTTATTCTCTCCTCCTTATTGGGAAGAAGTTAAATTTATACTTGACAGATACTGCAATAAGAAAAACAGTGGAAACATTATAGAAACATTGAAATAAGAACATTTGTTTCCTAGAAACTGTCAAATTGGTTGTGGTTACAAATCACTAGTGAATTTACTCCTGGTGGTTTGGAATCATAAGAATGCGGTGCTCTGAACATTTTTCTTTCAGTATTGGAAAGACTTCTAACATTTGAGATCCAGACTCCACCAAACCCTAACCTTCTTGTGATTGATAGAATTAACAGTGAACTGGGGGACCcatacattttgttttttgttgtgcTACTATATAAACATTAATCTACCTTCATATTCAACTAGCAGTGGTGAAAAGATTAACTTGTTCAGAAGCATGAACTCGAAAGAAATCAGGCTTTTTCTAACCAGTTAGTTATAATGCATAAACTTCTGAATATGACATAAGCATGTTTGTCTTACAGCCGAATGCCCTGTTTTAGCTGTTCATGGatttgctgttgctgctgcaaTCGGTGCTCTCTTCACCTAGAAATGCCACGCTGCTGTGACTGCGGTCAGTGTAACTGTAATCCGTGTGCCTGCTGCTGTCCGCTTCCAAAGTGGCGATGTGGCTGCTCATGTCCCCGGTCCTGCTGTTCATGTCCCTGGTCCAGCTGCTCATGTCCCCGGTCCAGCTGCTCATGTCCCTGGTCCAGCTGCTGCAAAAATATTTCCTGCAGCAAAAATTGTTGCATTTTTCCGTCGTGTTCATGTCCTGATTGCTCTTGTAGCAATTGTTTCAAATGGAATTGCTCTTGTCCTAAATGTCCAAAGTTACGGCCTTGCTGCTGTTGTAGAATATCCTGTTGTTGTAACCCCTGCAGTATATGTTTGTAGTATTGATGTTTGACGTTTATGGAAGCTTTGTTCCTCAACATGGTTTTTCAATTTAACTAGTCTAAATTTTGCAGATAGTGAGGGCTCTGAAAAAAATTGTGAGCTATGAAGTAAGTTTTATAGTATTGGCCTCTGCATTGTTGGTTCCCTGTTGAATAAGTGTTCTTTTTATATGAGTAACTTTCATGTTGGGTTGGTAGTTTATCATCTACAACCCCTTAAAGGTACAAGCTAAAGTTGGCATAATATACAATGCATCACATACAATTTTCATAATATAAGatcaaaaaaattgggttCATTCAATTGGTCTTGACAAAAATATCGCACAACGCATCTCGGTGACTCGAGCCATTTCTCTGATCCAGTTAGATGGGATTCATGGGAGCTTTTGTTTCCTCTTTTTAGcatgatgactgttttggaGTGCTAATAACTATTttcgaaaaagaaaatataaaatgggCAATCCAATTCCAATTGTAAGCAAACTCCACTATGAAATTAACATGTGGGTAATGTTATAAAAAAAGGCATACCTATAAACATTGGTATGTCATTCACTCTATtacattagtttttttttctagccAAACGAATTTGCAGTTGCCCCTTGAGCTGCCTTCCTCAAGGCAATAAccaaataaacattaaaactcCCAACTCTCGGTTAATCTTCAATTTTCACCCGTGCTTCTTTCCGGCCCAACTTGCTCAAGGCCAAGCAACAGAAAGCCCAAAATAACAAAGCCATACTCAATCTATCAACTGCGTCCATGCAAAGGCGATTGGGCTCTTCACCTGGTGCTGTGGGTTTGCCCACACAATTGAACCAAATTCTGACCTTGCTGTCTTGTCTGCACCTTTATTGGCCACAAACGTGACTGTGTACTTCTGCTTCTCTCCTACATTCTTGAACACAAGCCTTGTGGGCTTCACCGCAATCCTCACCATTTGAGGTCCAGTCACAGCCACTCTGTATATGGACCCGGCAGCCCCTACATTAGTCAACTCACGGCTGTATCTCACAACCCGTTTGTTCCCGAACACGACCGAAAATGAAGGGTAGTTGAGTTGGCCAGGGTCTGAATATTTTCTAGAGCATGTAACGTTGGGCTTCTTGACAATGGCTTGCACATGTTCAAGAGTGTAGTCCAAGGAACACAAAAACGC
Proteins encoded in this region:
- the LOC18769634 gene encoding LOW QUALITY PROTEIN: guanine nucleotide-binding protein subunit gamma 3 (The sequence of the model RefSeq protein was modified relative to this genomic sequence to represent the inferred CDS: deleted 1 base in 1 codon): MAAPSGSSASVPSLPPPCPKSPPQYPDLYGKRRETARVQMLEREIGFLEEELKSVERLQPSSRCCKEVADFVAANPDPLIPTNRKKRRSCRFWKWLCRMPCFSCSWICCCCCNRCSLHLEMPRCCDCGQCNCNPCACCCPLPKWRCGCSCPRSCCSCPWSSCSCPRSSCSCPWSSCCKNISCSKIVAFFRRVHVLIALVAIVSNGIALVLNVQSYGLAAVVEYPVVVTPAVYVCSIDV
- the LOC18771254 gene encoding protein LURP-one-related 6 — encoded protein: MAAKPSVIKPIISKMYCSSSQAVLAVRRRPHVINGGGFVVTDCSQNQKVAFRVDGCGILGTKDEMILRDGHGDALLLIRRKGAMVEALSIYRKWKGYTLDYEGSQDQLVFCLKEPNSCLARTHAIRISTKARQNKDWDFEIKGYFPDKDCSIVDSRGNTMAQIGVKKELMASKDLYHVVVTPGMDHAFVIGVITILDYIYGESTRC